Proteins encoded by one window of Micromonospora coxensis:
- the glgA gene encoding glycogen synthase codes for MTDSAPLRVDLLTREYPPEVYGGAGVHVEYLARELRRLADVRVHCFGAPRTEPGVTAYAEPAGLAGANAALRTMGVDLEMAAGCAGTDVVHSHTWYANLAGHTAKLLHGVPHVATAHSLEPLRPWKAEQLGGGYALSSWCERTAFEAADAIIAVSEGMRRDVLTAYPTVDPDRVRVVYNGIDTAQYTPDTGTDVVDRLGIDPSRPSVVYVGRITRQKGLPYLLRAARELPADTQLVLLAGAPDTPEIAAEVEGLVAELRANRSGVVWVAEMLPKHEVIQVLTHATIFVCPSVYEPMGIVNLEAMACETAVVATATGGIPEVVADGDTGLLVGIEQAADGSGRPLDPGRFVADLAATINDLLADPKRVEAFGLAGRRRAVEHFSWDAIAARTVEVYRSVGAAG; via the coding sequence GGTGCACGTCGAGTACCTGGCCCGGGAGCTGCGCCGACTCGCCGACGTACGGGTGCACTGCTTCGGCGCGCCACGCACCGAGCCGGGCGTCACCGCGTACGCCGAGCCGGCCGGCCTGGCCGGCGCGAACGCCGCGCTGCGGACCATGGGCGTGGACCTGGAGATGGCGGCGGGCTGCGCCGGCACCGACGTGGTGCACAGCCACACCTGGTACGCCAACCTCGCCGGTCACACCGCCAAGCTGTTGCACGGGGTGCCGCACGTGGCGACCGCGCACAGCCTGGAGCCGCTGCGGCCGTGGAAGGCCGAGCAGCTCGGCGGCGGGTACGCGCTCTCCTCCTGGTGCGAGCGGACCGCGTTCGAGGCGGCCGACGCGATCATCGCGGTCAGCGAGGGGATGCGGCGCGACGTGCTGACCGCGTACCCGACGGTCGACCCGGACCGGGTGCGGGTGGTCTACAACGGCATCGACACCGCGCAGTACACCCCCGACACCGGCACCGACGTGGTGGACCGGCTCGGCATCGACCCGTCCCGTCCCAGCGTGGTGTACGTCGGGCGGATCACCCGGCAGAAGGGCCTGCCGTACCTGCTGCGCGCGGCCCGGGAACTGCCCGCCGACACCCAGCTGGTGCTGCTGGCCGGCGCGCCGGACACCCCGGAGATCGCCGCCGAGGTGGAGGGCCTGGTGGCCGAGCTGCGGGCGAACCGCTCCGGGGTGGTCTGGGTGGCCGAGATGCTGCCCAAGCACGAGGTGATCCAGGTGCTCACCCACGCGACGATCTTCGTCTGCCCGTCGGTGTACGAGCCAATGGGCATCGTGAACCTGGAGGCGATGGCCTGCGAGACGGCGGTGGTGGCGACCGCGACCGGCGGCATCCCCGAGGTGGTGGCGGACGGCGACACCGGGCTGCTCGTCGGCATCGAGCAGGCCGCCGACGGCAGCGGCCGGCCGCTGGACCCGGGGCGTTTCGTGGCCGACCTGGCCGCGACGATCAACGATCTGCTGGCCGACCCGAAGCGGGTCGAGGCGTTCGGTCTCGCCGGCCGTCGGCGGGCGGTGGAGCACTTCTCCTGGGACGCGATCGCGGCCCGCACGGTCGAGGTGTACCGGTCGGTGGGAGCGGCGGGCTGA
- a CDS encoding nuclear transport factor 2 family protein: MTQPTQRDLVAEYFDGFRTSDHPRILATLTDDVEWVIHGHRTTRGKAQFDDEIENPAFTGSPELDVQRVYEDGPVVITVGEGRGVSLVHGPFRFAFNDLFTFRDGRIARVDSYLVPLSSAAADPTGGDSAP, from the coding sequence ATGACCCAGCCGACCCAGCGTGACCTCGTCGCGGAGTACTTCGACGGATTCCGGACCAGCGACCACCCACGCATCCTCGCGACCCTCACCGACGACGTCGAGTGGGTCATCCACGGCCACCGGACCACCCGGGGCAAGGCGCAGTTCGACGACGAGATCGAGAACCCGGCGTTCACCGGCAGCCCCGAACTCGACGTCCAGCGGGTCTACGAGGACGGCCCGGTCGTCATCACCGTCGGCGAGGGCCGGGGCGTCAGCCTCGTCCACGGCCCGTTCCGGTTCGCCTTCAACGACCTGTTCACCTTCCGCGACGGGCGCATCGCCCGGGTCGACTCCTATCTGGTCCCGCTGTCGTCGGCCGCAGCAGACCCCACCGGCGGGGACTCCGCGCCCTGA
- a CDS encoding ArsR/SmtB family transcription factor gives MSSSLLAPGPDLDSAFAALGDPVRRALVARLARGDATVGELAEPFDLTPQAISHHVGVLRRCGLVEQRREGTRRPCRLSVDRLALLGTWIEAQRRTWNDRLDALERHLADDGAAR, from the coding sequence ATGTCCTCGTCCCTCCTGGCGCCCGGCCCGGACCTCGACTCGGCCTTCGCCGCGCTCGGCGACCCCGTCCGTCGGGCCCTGGTGGCTCGTCTCGCGCGGGGCGACGCCACGGTGGGCGAACTCGCCGAGCCGTTCGACCTGACCCCGCAGGCGATCTCCCACCACGTCGGCGTGCTGCGCCGGTGCGGCCTGGTCGAGCAGCGACGCGAGGGCACCCGACGTCCCTGTCGGCTGAGCGTCGACCGACTGGCGCTGCTGGGCACCTGGATCGAGGCGCAGCGCCGCACTTGGAACGACCGGCTCGACGCCCTGGAGCGGCACCTCGCCGACGACGGAGCGGCCCGGTGA
- a CDS encoding SRPBCC family protein, whose product MSAGAELRGDELIARRHLPATPERVWAAFTAPASIAAFWGGSHATVPAGSVTVDLRPGGEFALDTRAPNGATRRLRFVYVRVTAPHELVFDEPVTGLRTTVTVRPAGDGTELTVHQRRLPPELRTAQAADGLASILDALAAHLRQQPTPARRTP is encoded by the coding sequence GTGAGCGCCGGAGCGGAGTTGCGCGGTGACGAACTGATCGCCCGGCGCCATCTCCCGGCGACGCCCGAACGCGTCTGGGCCGCCTTCACCGCACCGGCGAGCATCGCGGCGTTCTGGGGCGGCTCGCACGCCACCGTGCCGGCCGGGTCCGTCACCGTCGACCTGCGACCCGGCGGTGAGTTCGCGCTCGACACCCGCGCGCCGAACGGCGCGACCCGCCGGCTCCGCTTCGTGTACGTGCGCGTCACCGCACCGCACGAACTCGTGTTCGACGAGCCCGTCACCGGCCTCCGCACGACCGTCACCGTCCGCCCGGCCGGTGACGGCACGGAACTCACCGTCCACCAGCGCCGGCTCCCACCGGAGCTCCGGACGGCCCAGGCTGCCGACGGACTCGCCTCGATCCTCGACGCCCTCGCCGCGCACCTGCGGCAGCAACCCACACCGGCACGGAGGACACCATGA